The genomic stretch CACATGAGGGGTTTGATTAGGCTAAAATTTTATCGACAAGTAAAACCCAAGAACTCCTACACATATTTCAAGTCTCAATCCAATTAGAGTTGGTTGTGGTGAAATAGATCactgaaaaaattataaattttacaTGGGTGGAATCGGGGAAGGGATTATTAAGGGGGTGCGTGAATAATCATGGGAGGGTATGGCATTACGTGgccttaaaaataaataaataaatcgcATTCAATTAGAGATATTCTACATTGAGATGGACCTTTTGAATAAGAGTGAGAAAGAGttcatagaaataaaaaatcttgaCCTAGAAGATCTAAAAAACAGAGTAAGCATTctattagaattttttttttactctacATCTATGATCTTTTTTCACATAATTATATTCATTAGGGCAAGAGAACGCTATTCTCAAGCAAGTACACGCCACCCAatttggccaatgggagggtatGCATGAGCTTCTATAATATGGTGATGCGGTATTTTCACACCCATTGAGAAAGTTTTTCTAAACTGATGGAGAGCACACTATCACCTTCTCTCACATTTAAAATGACCTCTGTATCCCTTATGTACATTTTGACTCCTCTTCAACGACTTGGGCATCTAACCATCTACCTCCCATCCATCCATCTACCTCCCATCCATCCAATGACTAGGACAATTTGGACTCATGAACATCCCAACATCTGATGTTAGCAAAGATCTTTTTTCCAAACTCATTTCGTTGCTCCTCATTGGTGTATTCCCTATAAGCTGGCACTGTGAACCCGCTATGAATGTAAGAAAACAGTGTTGGGTGATGCCTATTGCATGAGCTACCACCCAAGGGTCCTCACCATGTAGAAGGATTAGATCCTCTGACCCATACAAAAAATCTAGACCCTTATAGCTCAATTAATCCTACCTCAGATGTATACTATATAGGCAGCATTTCATATCAATCAGAACttatcaaagaagaaaaatacccaaaacctaaaaatccATTATCTTTAGTTGTTGCTATAGGAAACCATTACAAATATAGAATTGCGTATCCTACACTATATTACACtgctttttgttatttttggtTTTCAAGTTGACATTGCCTTTGTCGGCGTGTCCTATGCGGCTGTTGCCGGCCCTGCAGTCTTGCACTCCCCCAATCACCCAGAGTCCAGCTGCCATGTACTCTTCCTCCATGTTCTCTTCTTTACGATCTTAACCTCATCCTGTGTAGTGTTTATCCAAAAACcattaaaaatttataaaaaaaacaacaaaaatctcTATAGTCTATTACACACGTTTGCTACTGTTTGGAGTTTAGAAAATGTCAACGCTTCTAAAGAAACTTGTTCTTTTtgtccttttgttttttcccaATTTAATATCCCCCTCGATCCTCTCGAAACAAcctaccctctctctctctctctctctctctctctctctctctctaaggtgGTGGTGACTCCATCTACATATGTAAGcaataaccaaaacaaattgCTTTCCCAAGTATACTATCTTTGGCCTTCGAGGGCCCAAAAGAGATGAGAAAGCCGTCAAGGAGCGGAGGAATTTCAAGCAGCAGAGTGGGAAGAGATCGATGAAGCTTGTTTGGTGTCCCGATACGGCTTCAAAGGCCTACATCGATACTGTTAAATCAGTAAGCATTCACAGAATCACAATTGATGGTACCCTGTAATTTGAGCTATCGattaatttttgggattttcttcttttgttttcagtGTGAGCTATTTGAAGAATCGAGTGTGGCGGAGCTGGTATCTGCCATGGCGGCGGGATGGAAAGCGAAGGTGATCGTGGAAGCGTGGTCAGTCGGCGGAGTGGTATCGACCAGTATAGGTCTCGCTGTGGCCAGCCGTCACACGGGGGCGAGACATGTATGTGTGGTGCAGGATGAACGGTCGAGATTGGAGTATGTGGAAGCGATGTTGCGTGGGGTAGGGGTGTCGCCGGAAGTTATAGTGGGAGAGGCGAAGGAGGTGATGATGGGGATATCGGAGGTGGACTTCTTGGTGGTGGATCTTCGCCGGAAGGACTTTGCCAGGGTATTGAGAGTGGCAAGGTTCAGCAACCAGGGTGCGGTGGTGGTGTGCAAGCATGCGAACGCTGTAGGGACCAGTTTTAGGTTGCGTGGGGTTTTGCCCTTAACGACACGTGTCGTGCGGACGGTATGTCTTCCGGTAGGGAAGGGTTTGGATATTGTACATGTGGGGAGTAGCAGCAGcggtggtgatggtgatggtggtggtggtggtggtggtaccGGCTCCGTCACCAAAGGCACCGGTCGTTGGATCAGACACGTGGACGAGGAATCTGGGGAAGAGCATTTGTTCCGGAAATGAGTAAGAAAGAAGTAATACAGAATACCAATCTCTTTCTATTGATTGACTTGTTGGATGTTATTCTTCTGCGACCAATGCTTATATAGATTATGGTGGTAGACTAATAGTGGGTGTGAAAATCGTTTGCAGTTGCTGCATCAGTGCAGTGAATATCGAGTGATTTAAAGGTTTCTTAAAGCATATGTCTAGATGCTCTCAATTGTTCGATGCTTATCTCACTGCTCACTGCAAAAGATGTTGAAGAAAGTTAGATGAACAGAATAAAGTTGAGGTTATGAGATTGATTTACCATGGAAAATAAGGGATGGATTTTAATTACCTTGTATATATTGAGATTTGTAGTGTTTAATTTGATGAACTTTATAGAATTTaatataattatgaaaaggAAGGGAAATTGTCACTCACAGTCACAGGAAGCCCTGTTTGGTAGGGTATCAAATCTTGGTTGCTAGGTTCATGTATTGATTAATTagctcaattcaattcaataatTGTGTGCTCAACTCTTTGACTTCCATTGATCACttagttttcttttcaaattgaaagaaaaatgattttttttttttttttttttttcatttgagcCACCTCTCGCAAAAATTGATCCTCAAAAACAAGGAAGGTTTCAAATTGATACTCATATATACAAGTTTTAGAAGATCcttaagaaaggaagattccaaAGTACCTTGATTGTAGGTAACTCAAGTCCTATTTGAAAATAGAATGAGCAATATTAAGGTTCACAGACCTATTCCCATGCAAGAAAGAAACATCTTCAAAACTAGTTTGAAGGAACATATATGAGGCAAAAGATTTTGTGCACGGGTGCAATCCTTCATCCCCATCCTACGTGCATGACCATGGACAGAGCCTCTCCTCATAAATATCCCTAATAATAGTAGAAATCGTTGAGGGTGGGTGAAACTCGGAtcaaaatcctttgtttttctcatccctattttgctacctgcagaacacgacacgtggacaatagaggatccaacggtcaaggttgagtgaggattattacatccggtgcattggtcttaaaattgtccacgtgtcgtgttctgcaggtagcaaaacaaggaaaaacagggatgagaaaaatagaggattattttccgtgAAACTCAGCATCTGATTAGCAGGTAATGAGGGTTTTGATAGTCAAGAGAAGTAGATCACCTTTCTCAAATGAACAGGGGCTGATTTCAAAACCAATCAGAGGGCTGAGGCCTATCCCACGGTCCCACCAGAGGGGAGTTAGGGAATAAGTGATCAGACGCCACCAAGACCAGTTTATGTTGATCATCTAAAATCAAACAACCAAGTCCCATGGTTTTttattcccccctcccccaccgccaaagaaaataagaataattCCATGGCTTTTGGCATCAATGTCCTTTAGATATTTAaagattgagttttttttttcctcctctatATCATgtgaaagggggggggggtgggcgGGGGTTTTGAAGTCaaatttaatttcctttttcctgGTTCCATTTGATAGAACAGATGACAAGCAAAATTAAGGATTAACTTTCTTAAAAGTCTTCTTCCTAATTATTTCTGACAATGCACCCAGACCAAATGCTGTCATAGTACGTTTGTGGGATGTCAAGGAATAATTCTTTTTTAACTTTATCCCATCGATCACTCCCTTTCTTTAATcctattcatttttttcttgctaACGACAGGTAGAAAGCTTGACTAGTCCCGCTGGCTCATGCTGACCCCATAACCGCATGAATCGGATCATATTAggattgaatgaaaaccattcaaaattATTACTATTAATTTTGGGGCACAATATTGAATTTGCAACCATAATAAGTAGCATTTTTATTGAATCCAaacatcaaatattttttttttcatgtattttCATTTGGAATCAAGGACATGCATGATAAATTCATGATCAATGCGGTGAAGGCTATTCAAACTAGActtcaaaatgaaaaacaaatccATGCCTAGATGATAATGTAGACAATATGTTTGGAATTTGAGTTTTAATTGAAATACCATGAGATACATGTAGTTAACGTGTCAACGTCAATATGTCATGTATCACCTAGGTGGGTGTTTAATAATCATCGGCTAGAAAAATAGTTATTTAGCTACCCTTGACAACCTTaactcatgaaaaaaaaaaaagaagtaatcaTTAGTAGGCCAAGttgcaaatatttttttgacTACATGAAGAGTGAAGGAGTCAAATATTCCTTTGGATGTTTTTCTCTTTAAAAAGTATGTTTTGTTTCTCACTTGAATTATCTTTTGATGAAAATAAATCCATAACCAGGGAGTTTTTCTAACATGGATGATGTGACGATTTTGACTATATAgatatttagaaaataaattaaattggCCGTGTATAAATTTTCAAGCTCAAATTCTATGATAGTAACCCCCTATgtattatttaccaaaaaaaaaaaaacctattctGTTACAACTTTATATATTTtaagttatatatataatatatattttttttttttgcatgaaaaGCTTCATATACAAACTCCTATGTattagcatatatatatatatatatatataaaagaaaaggcTTCATTTTTAAGAAATCTTTTAAGATAAGCTTCATATACCCTATGTATAACCAACTATGTTTTGATTAAAATTTGACAAGTGATTAAACGCCATTGAGATCTACCTGTcaataaaattttagtttcatCTAATCTACCATAATGATAAATATTGGGATTAGACTATTTTTCTAAGTGCTCATCGCCCATGTCGGCCCATATCTACCTGGGCAAGCGCCATGTGTCTAGACGAAGATCCAATACTTTGAAAAGAGGCACGGTGAACGAGATACTGACATAGGTGTAAAAAACAAGGCATCAAGAACCGTTGAATCCTCGTTTGAATATGTGGCACTAGTTCAGATAACTATGTGCAAAACCTGAACGATGGGTACCCaagagaggagccggatcccaaATATTGATGCCAAACTAAGCTAACAGATATGCAAATAATTTTGCATCCTTAGAACTCCCAAAtcccttacccaaaaaaaaaaaaaaattcccaaaaccCAACACTGTAAATTAGCTCTTGAAACTCGTCAGGTACTCAGGTAGCgacaaaatttgaatttgttcCCGACTCTTTCGGTTAGGCTCCATTTCGTTTTAATACACGCCATCCATAACAGTTCCCTTTGAGACAATGAATCAGAAGTCCAGACTCTCCTCGTCTCCTCCAAATTAAGCTCTCCATTGTGAATACTCATCAGGAGCAGCATCAGTAGCAACTTGCAAAGCACCCATAACCAGAACGAGCTATAAATCCCCGAAGAGAAGAACCTTCAATCTTGACATGTGATGGATATCCATATTGGGTGAGCAATCATGTTTCTTATAGTGATCCACTTGTCATCTTGTGTATCTGAGTGTCGAAAAAAGTATTTCATATCACAGATGGTAGAAGACAGTGTTATCCTCTATTTGTTGGTTTATTTAGCATAAGGGTTTTTACTTGAGTTCTTGGAAACAATATCTCTTGCGAAACAGAgttaaggctgcgtacatttacCACTCCCATACCCAGCAGTAACAAGAGCTTTGTACACTGAGTTGCTTTTTTTACTTATCGTCACACTGGAATGGAGCTTAGCCCCTAAATTCTCAGAGGTGGCTCTGTGCTGTATTGGAAAATCTCTTTTCTTGACAATAGTATAATATTACTCcagtttttaaaaaaatctgatATTTATACAAGAAGAATGAATAAAAGCTGTTGGACTATAAACAGGTTGATACCAATGCCATCTAATACTGTATGATTGAGATCTCTGAGAGGATGATTCTTGTTTTCTTTGCAGCATTAAGGTATTCTTCTCGATGTTGGATATCCACTAGTTTAAGCTCATCAGCtgccaacaatcttctctgTATTCAGTCCATGTAACAGTTCAACATTCATGGTGTAGGTTAATGACTCTTGACTTCGGCCTGAACATGGGAAGGCCAAATAACACCAAACTTCAGGAGAAACTTTTGAAAAATTCTACCAAGACAACAAACATGACTTTGATGATGAATATTCGTTAATACCTCATAATATTTCAAACCTCAAATGCATGCAGATCCTATGTTTATTCTGTCAATCCCAACTATCTCTGCTTCTCCTAAAAGCCTTCTTTTGTGATAAGACCTTCTTGCTTTGCAGCCTCTTCTGCTCCCCTATTGCAGCCCTTCAATCACAGACACAATGATAACAAATTAAGAATAATCTCATTGTAGACTCACAAATTCAATAAATAAGATAAATGGTTCATGTAAGAAATACATGCCAAGGGGTAAAGAGGCAACGAAAAAGAAAGGCAAtcatcaccccccccccccaccccaaaaaaggaaaaaagaaaacacattGCAAGATAATAAAGATGGTAACATTGACAGAGGAAAGCCCTTACAACTTGgcaatcttcttcttttgctcaTCCGAAGGAGGTGGTGGGACATAAGAAGCAGCATTAATAATTTCCTGACAAATTAATTAAGATAAGATGAAATATTTTGGAAACCAAGAACTCACAGGTAAGTTAAACAAGAAACAAGACAAGGCAGCCTATATAGAAGGGTGAAATGGCTGAAAGTTGAATCTAGTTCCAAAAATCAAGCTTTCTTCTTTGTGCAGATGCAGTTCCAATTCGTTGGCTGttaatcttcttctcttttcccaaAATCTCTACTCCCatccttttttccctttttgtaacAACCAATAGGAGTCCATAGTCCACGCTCTGGTTCTTTGTCCATTTGCTGCTCATGTTGACGTGCTTCCCGTTTGCACCTAGACACTTAACAGTTTCGGGGCAACCAATTTAAAGAGTGGTTAGCCTATCTGTTTAATAGGTATAAAGGCATTCCTAATCACCTGGATTTCAATATTCAGTGGTCTGCTCTATTGTGGCAAAATTAGAAGACTAGGAATAGAGCTATTTTTAATCATGTTCTTCTGGACTTATTACCTACTACTTATTCTTTCTACATATTTGTAAATGAGAGCTATGCTGGTATTACTTGTCTTCTGTAGTAGGTGGAACCACCTCCGAAGCGTCCTTTGCTTGCACTGATGGCTCCTGGAATGCATCCACACAAAAAGGCGGAAGGGGTGTTCTTTTCAAGAATAGTGCTGGGTCATTTATTGATGCCAAATGTAAGGTGAGTGTCAAATTTTCTGCATCTTTATGGAAGCCAAAGCGATTCGGGATGCGAAGCTTTTGGCTTGTAGCCTCAGCTCAGCTCTATGGTTAATTGGTTATATCTTCTGATTGCCTACCAGTGATCAAGGCTCTTTAACAAGCTGGAATTGTCTCTTCGATTGGGCTACAAAGTCATTGTTGATGATATAGTTTCCCTTTCTgttgattttttctattttgtatttCCTTTCGTAAACCTCGTGATGCTGTTCGGGAGGCCCACCTTTTGGTGAAGGGTGCCTCAAGGTTTTCTGTCTCATGTTTGGTGGCTTCATCCTCCACCTCTTTTTGTACATTTCCCTTCTCATCCCAGAGTTTCACTAGAAccgattttttttaataaaattttcataccttgaccagagaaagaaaaatataaaaaagaaatggcAGGAAGTTGGAATAAAAGTATTTAATCTGCTAAAATACCCTACAAATTGTCCAGTGTGTTTGTTTCGCTCATGCACCCTTTACAGTTAAATCTAAGAAGCATGCAGCATCACAGTAGAATCGGAACTACAAAGGGCCATTCATAAATTCTGATTGCATAAAAATCaggaagaaataaattaaaaattgtttcttaCCTGAAGTTTTTCCAGAGCATCTTCAATGTTACCCCTGAAGAAAAACATAGAATGAGACCAACTCCGGAACCCAAACAGAAAATAACAAGAAGTAATGGGTTCAATTGGCAAAGGACCAACACCTAACAATTAAGAGGTCACGAGTTCAAGGGGCCtaactatccaaaaaaaaaaaaaaaaaaaacaacaacaacaacaaagaacaaaaagtaGTGAACAGAAGCTAACTTCTGTGTTCTAGTCTTTGTAGAAGAAATCACAAGCTCCCCGTCCTTGTTGATCCGATTCTTTTCCTGTTAATCAACAGTGAAGTACATTGAAATTTGCACAAAGTATGATAACAACAGTGAGAAGAGTCTGGcaaacaattttaaataaatgagTAGAGATTCTAGCAGTGA from Macadamia integrifolia cultivar HAES 741 chromosome 14, SCU_Mint_v3, whole genome shotgun sequence encodes the following:
- the LOC122062141 gene encoding uncharacterized protein LOC122062141 — translated: MKLVWCPDTASKAYIDTVKSCELFEESSVAELVSAMAAGWKAKVIVEAWSVGGVVSTSIGLAVASRHTGARHVCVVQDERSRLEYVEAMLRGVGVSPEVIVGEAKEVMMGISEVDFLVVDLRRKDFARVLRVARFSNQGAVVVCKHANAVGTSFRLRGVLPLTTRVVRTVCLPVGKGLDIVHVGSSSSGGDGDGGGGGGGTGSVTKGTGRWIRHVDEESGEEHLFRK